From the genome of Yersinia enterocolitica, one region includes:
- a CDS encoding DNA-binding response regulator, with translation MTKHIYLIDDDDGVRAALTALLATLGWEVKAFSDGQHFLDTLAITQPSCVLLDIRMPGKSGMAVLEAIQCRDSTLPVIIMTGHGNIELCRRAFKGGALEFLTKPIDADVLIEAVGMALEQHEQALAVKKQQVSYQQLLSQLSPREREVAALIIQGETSKQIAHMLSLSPRTVEAHRANIFSKLEVNSLASLIHNYSYILPIIYSK, from the coding sequence ATGACAAAACACATTTATCTGATTGATGACGATGACGGTGTTCGCGCCGCGCTAACCGCATTACTCGCCACCCTGGGCTGGGAAGTAAAAGCATTCAGTGACGGCCAGCATTTCCTCGATACATTGGCAATAACCCAGCCAAGTTGCGTACTCCTGGATATCAGAATGCCGGGTAAGAGTGGGATGGCAGTATTAGAAGCCATTCAATGCCGTGATAGCACTCTTCCGGTCATCATAATGACTGGGCACGGTAATATTGAATTGTGCCGCCGGGCATTTAAAGGTGGAGCGCTGGAGTTTTTGACCAAACCTATCGACGCCGATGTGCTGATCGAGGCGGTCGGCATGGCACTGGAGCAACATGAGCAAGCGCTGGCAGTGAAAAAGCAGCAAGTGAGCTATCAACAGTTACTTAGCCAGCTCTCACCCCGCGAGCGGGAAGTCGCCGCGCTGATTATCCAAGGGGAAACCAGCAAGCAAATCGCCCATATGTTGTCACTTTCACCGCGAACCGTTGAAGCGCACCGCGCGAATATATTCTCCAAGCTGGAGGTCAACTCGCTGGCATCACTTATTCATAATTACTCCTATATCCTACCAATAATATACTCAAAGTAA
- a CDS encoding heme-binding protein has protein sequence MIKPIALTSALFIGLIAQASAAGLNTERNISQALATDLASRTLAVCQADGYNVAVTVVDRAGIIKTVLRADNAGPHTVKASEQKAFTALSTKTPSGQVMENSQKTPAANNLKDIPGFLLLGGGVPVKAGDEVVGAVGVAGAPGGHLDAQCATKALEQISAQLKA, from the coding sequence ATGATCAAGCCTATTGCCCTGACCTCCGCCTTATTCATTGGCCTGATAGCTCAAGCCTCTGCTGCGGGTCTGAACACTGAACGTAATATCTCTCAGGCGCTGGCCACCGATTTGGCCAGCCGCACCCTCGCTGTTTGCCAGGCGGATGGTTACAACGTGGCGGTAACTGTGGTTGACCGTGCTGGGATCATCAAAACTGTATTACGTGCTGATAATGCCGGTCCGCACACCGTTAAAGCCAGCGAGCAAAAAGCCTTTACGGCACTATCGACTAAAACCCCAAGCGGGCAAGTGATGGAAAACAGCCAAAAGACACCTGCGGCCAACAACCTGAAAGACATTCCAGGGTTCTTGCTGTTAGGGGGTGGAGTGCCAGTGAAAGCAGGGGATGAGGTGGTCGGTGCAGTGGGTGTTGCCGGTGCACCGGGCGGGCATTTGGACGCACAATGTGCGACAAAGGCACTGGAGCAAATCAGCGCTCAGTTAAAAGCATAA
- a CDS encoding NCS2 family permease (involved in the transport or adenine): protein MSKPNLDTEQGLLERVFKLKQHGTTARTELIAGITTFLTMVYIVFVNPQILGVAGMDVRAVFVTTCLIAAFGSIFMGLLANLPVALAPAMGLNAFFAFVVVGAMGISWQVGMGAIFWGAIGFLLLTIFRIRYWMIANIPLSLRVGITSGIGLFIAMMGLKNAGIVVANPDTLVAVGNLTSHSVLLGALGFFIIAVLASRNIHAAVLVSIVVTTLIGWALGDVHYSGIFSMPPSVTSVVGQVDLAGALNISMAGIIFSFMLVNLFDSSGTLIGVTDKAGLTDHKGKFPRMKQALYVDSISSVAGAFIGTSSVTAYIESSSGVSVGGRTGLTAVVVGILFLLVMFVSPLAGMVPAYAAAGALIYVGVLMTSSLSRVKWDDLTEAVPAFVTAVMMPFSFSITEGIALGFISYCLMKLGTGRWREISPCVVVVALLFVLKIAFVDH, encoded by the coding sequence ATGAGTAAACCAAACCTTGATACTGAGCAGGGGCTGCTCGAACGTGTATTTAAACTGAAACAGCACGGTACCACGGCACGTACTGAGTTGATTGCCGGTATCACTACCTTTTTGACTATGGTCTATATCGTGTTCGTAAACCCCCAGATTTTAGGGGTTGCGGGTATGGATGTGCGGGCTGTTTTCGTGACAACCTGCCTGATTGCCGCCTTTGGTAGCATCTTTATGGGCTTATTGGCTAACTTACCGGTAGCACTGGCTCCGGCGATGGGGCTTAACGCTTTCTTCGCTTTTGTGGTGGTTGGCGCGATGGGTATTTCATGGCAAGTCGGCATGGGTGCTATTTTCTGGGGCGCAATCGGTTTCCTTTTACTGACCATTTTCCGCATCCGGTATTGGATGATTGCTAACATCCCACTGAGCCTACGGGTGGGGATTACCAGTGGTATTGGCCTGTTTATTGCCATGATGGGGCTGAAAAATGCCGGTATCGTGGTGGCAAACCCGGATACCTTAGTCGCGGTAGGTAATTTGACTTCTCACAGTGTGCTGTTAGGTGCGCTGGGCTTCTTTATTATTGCGGTTCTGGCCTCTCGCAATATCCACGCTGCGGTGCTGGTGTCGATTGTGGTCACCACGCTGATTGGCTGGGCGCTGGGTGATGTGCATTACTCTGGCATTTTCTCCATGCCGCCAAGTGTGACTTCGGTGGTCGGGCAGGTGGATTTAGCCGGAGCGCTGAATATAAGTATGGCGGGGATCATTTTCTCCTTCATGCTGGTTAACCTGTTCGATTCATCCGGCACATTAATCGGCGTCACGGATAAAGCGGGCTTAACCGACCACAAAGGCAAGTTCCCGCGCATGAAGCAAGCGCTGTACGTAGATAGCATCAGCTCGGTAGCCGGTGCTTTTATCGGTACCTCATCGGTGACCGCGTATATTGAAAGCTCCTCAGGGGTGTCTGTCGGGGGTCGTACTGGTTTAACGGCCGTTGTGGTTGGTATCTTGTTCCTGCTGGTGATGTTTGTGTCACCCCTGGCCGGTATGGTGCCTGCTTATGCCGCTGCCGGTGCGTTGATTTATGTTGGCGTGCTGATGACATCTAGCCTGTCACGGGTGAAGTGGGATGATTTGACTGAAGCCGTTCCTGCGTTTGTTACCGCGGTGATGATGCCGTTTAGTTTCTCTATCACTGAAGGGATCGCGCTGGGCTTTATCTCTTATTGCCTGATGAAGCTGGGCACTGGCCGTTGGCGTGAAATCAGCCCATGCGTAGTGGTTGTTGCGCTACTGTTTGTGCTGAAAATTGCCTTTGTTGATCACTGA
- a CDS encoding 6-phosphogluconate phosphatase, producing the protein MNNIECVMFDCDGTLVDSEVLCCRAYVVMFAHYGIHLSLEEVIKRFKGVKLNEIVALVSKENGLDESIATLEKLYRAEVARLFDAELQPIAGAKALLEQITLPVCVVSNGPVSKMQHSLGLTGLLSFFDTRLYSGYDIQRWKPDPALIYHAAKEMQVAAEHCILVEDSAAGTHAGIAAGIPVFYYCADPHNQPIHHPLVTMFDDMQQLPDLWRERGWQITHH; encoded by the coding sequence GTGAATAACATTGAATGCGTCATGTTCGATTGCGATGGCACCTTGGTTGACAGTGAAGTTCTGTGTTGTCGTGCATACGTCGTGATGTTTGCCCATTACGGTATTCACCTGTCGCTGGAAGAGGTGATTAAGCGTTTTAAAGGGGTAAAACTGAATGAAATAGTCGCGCTGGTGAGTAAAGAAAACGGTCTGGATGAATCAATAGCAACGCTGGAAAAACTCTACCGCGCTGAGGTTGCACGCCTGTTTGATGCCGAATTACAGCCTATTGCTGGGGCAAAAGCACTATTGGAGCAAATCACCCTGCCCGTCTGCGTGGTCTCCAACGGGCCAGTGAGCAAAATGCAGCACTCCCTTGGCCTGACTGGCCTGCTGTCTTTCTTTGATACGCGCCTCTATAGCGGTTACGACATTCAGCGTTGGAAGCCTGATCCCGCGCTGATTTATCACGCGGCAAAAGAGATGCAGGTGGCCGCCGAGCACTGCATTTTGGTGGAGGACTCCGCGGCCGGCACCCACGCTGGGATTGCCGCAGGTATACCGGTATTTTACTACTGCGCCGATCCACACAACCAGCCGATACACCACCCGCTAGTCACCATGTTTGATGATATGCAGCAACTGCCTGACTTGTGGCGCGAAAGAGGCTGGCAGATTACTCATCATTAG
- a CDS encoding amino acid ABC transporter permease: MDFTIIADNWTYLLWGTFPDGPLGGAALTLLISIMAGVASAILGTVLGVLLAMSRGVWAGVLAAFLGFFRAIPVIMLIFWTYFLLPIVFGVDIPEITTVVCALALIASAYLAHAVKAGIVAIGAGQWQAGLSLGFNRWQVLWFVVLPQALRMMVPSFINQWISLIKDTSLAYIVGVNELTFLATQVNNRSMVYPMEVFLFVALVYFVLCLALDLLANGLNRRFSPQHAIKKQSAIKRSWRWWSHKPAPSAH; this comes from the coding sequence ATGGATTTTACAATTATTGCTGATAACTGGACTTATCTACTGTGGGGTACTTTCCCTGATGGCCCTCTGGGTGGGGCGGCATTAACCCTGCTGATCAGTATCATGGCTGGAGTGGCCTCCGCAATCTTAGGGACCGTGCTGGGGGTATTGCTGGCAATGTCTCGTGGTGTTTGGGCGGGCGTATTGGCGGCTTTTTTGGGCTTTTTCCGCGCCATCCCGGTGATAATGCTGATTTTTTGGACTTACTTCCTGCTGCCAATTGTATTTGGTGTGGATATCCCCGAAATCACCACGGTGGTGTGTGCACTGGCATTGATTGCTTCCGCCTATCTGGCGCACGCAGTAAAAGCGGGGATTGTGGCGATTGGTGCAGGGCAGTGGCAGGCTGGGTTGTCGCTAGGTTTTAACCGCTGGCAGGTTTTATGGTTTGTGGTCTTGCCGCAAGCATTGCGCATGATGGTGCCATCATTTATCAATCAATGGATTTCATTGATTAAGGACACATCGCTGGCTTATATAGTTGGGGTGAATGAACTGACTTTTCTGGCAACTCAGGTTAATAACCGCAGCATGGTTTATCCAATGGAAGTGTTTCTGTTTGTCGCGTTGGTCTACTTCGTTTTATGCCTGGCTTTGGATTTATTGGCAAATGGCCTTAACCGCCGTTTTAGCCCACAGCATGCTATTAAGAAACAAAGTGCCATTAAACGTTCATGGCGCTGGTGGAGTCATAAACCAGCGCCGTCGGCACACTAA
- a CDS encoding amino acid ABC transporter permease yields the protein MNLHHLTDWLLAPQYLNWLWQGFLLTLWISACTVVAATLLGFLLAAARDSELKVLRWFAVGYSTLFRNTPLLIQLFFWYFAASQFLPASWVPWLNTPHEITFIGLTLSWPSFEFLAGFIGLTLYSTAFIAEELRSGISGVAKGQKYAAHALGLTGWQSMRHVVLPQALKIAMPPLLGQYMNIIKNSSLAMAIGVAELSYASRQVETETLRTFQAFGVATVLYIAIIALIEAWGMWRQQRTTIRGH from the coding sequence ATGAATCTACATCATCTCACTGATTGGTTGTTGGCCCCGCAATATCTTAACTGGCTGTGGCAGGGGTTTCTGCTTACGTTGTGGATTTCTGCCTGCACGGTGGTTGCTGCCACGTTATTAGGCTTTTTGCTCGCTGCCGCCAGAGATAGTGAACTTAAAGTGCTGCGGTGGTTTGCTGTTGGCTATAGCACGCTATTTCGCAATACGCCGCTGCTGATACAACTGTTCTTTTGGTATTTTGCTGCCAGTCAGTTTCTGCCTGCTTCCTGGGTTCCATGGCTCAATACGCCCCATGAAATCACCTTTATCGGACTCACGTTAAGTTGGCCTTCTTTTGAATTTTTAGCCGGGTTTATCGGGCTAACCCTCTATTCCACGGCGTTTATTGCTGAAGAATTACGTTCTGGGATCAGCGGTGTCGCTAAAGGACAAAAATACGCGGCACATGCGCTGGGGTTAACGGGCTGGCAATCGATGCGCCATGTGGTGTTGCCGCAGGCGTTGAAAATTGCCATGCCGCCATTGTTGGGCCAGTACATGAATATTATTAAAAACTCCTCTTTAGCGATGGCTATCGGGGTGGCTGAGCTTTCCTATGCTTCTCGTCAGGTTGAAACCGAAACATTGCGGACATTTCAAGCCTTTGGGGTGGCAACAGTATTGTATATCGCCATTATCGCGTTGATTGAAGCCTGGGGCATGTGGCGTCAACAGCGAACCACAATCAGGGGGCATTGA
- a CDS encoding amino acid ABC transporter substrate-binding protein: MKQSLSTKKSALALTLLAGLATLSGAAHADKLDDIKQAGVVRIAVFDSNPPFGYIDPQTKKLVGYDVDVANAIAKDLGVKVELRATNPANRIPLLTSKKVDLIAANFTITDERAKEVNFSLPYFATGQKFIAHKGVLKTPEDIGKLRIGADKGTVQEITLREHYPTAKVISYDDTPLAFTALRNGNVQAITQDDAKLVGLLGNLPAAQKADFEISPFSITKEYQGVGIPKGEERLTASINETLVKLEKDGEAAKIYDRWFGPATNAAQPRGEFKFAPLDQQPKA; the protein is encoded by the coding sequence ATGAAGCAATCTCTGTCCACAAAAAAAAGCGCACTGGCATTAACGCTGTTAGCGGGTCTGGCGACGCTGTCTGGTGCAGCCCACGCTGATAAACTGGATGATATCAAGCAAGCGGGTGTGGTGCGGATTGCTGTTTTTGATAGTAACCCTCCATTTGGTTATATCGACCCACAGACTAAAAAGCTGGTGGGATATGACGTGGACGTGGCGAATGCTATCGCGAAAGATCTCGGTGTAAAAGTAGAACTACGCGCCACTAACCCGGCCAACCGTATTCCATTACTGACATCGAAGAAAGTTGATCTGATTGCGGCAAACTTCACTATTACTGATGAGCGCGCTAAGGAAGTTAACTTCAGCCTGCCATATTTCGCTACGGGTCAGAAATTTATCGCGCATAAAGGTGTGCTAAAGACACCTGAAGATATCGGCAAATTACGTATTGGTGCGGATAAAGGTACGGTTCAGGAAATTACCCTGCGGGAGCATTATCCAACCGCAAAAGTGATTTCTTACGATGATACACCGCTGGCATTTACTGCTTTGCGTAATGGTAACGTTCAAGCTATCACCCAGGATGATGCGAAACTTGTCGGCCTGCTCGGTAACTTACCGGCGGCACAAAAAGCTGATTTTGAGATCTCACCGTTCAGTATTACCAAAGAGTACCAAGGGGTTGGTATTCCTAAGGGTGAAGAGCGCTTAACGGCAAGTATTAACGAAACACTGGTGAAATTGGAAAAAGATGGCGAAGCGGCGAAGATTTATGATCGTTGGTTTGGCCCAGCAACCAATGCAGCCCAGCCGCGCGGTGAGTTTAAATTTGCGCCATTGGATCAGCAACCTAAAGCCTAA